The following are encoded together in the Salvelinus alpinus chromosome 29, SLU_Salpinus.1, whole genome shotgun sequence genome:
- the LOC139559257 gene encoding nuclear transcription factor Y subunit gamma-like isoform X5, protein MSMSADSFGAGGSDAQQSLQSFWPRVMEEIRNLTVKDFRVQELPLARIKKIMKLDEDVKMISAEAPVLFAKAAQIFITELTLRAWIHTEDNKRRTLQRNDIAMAITKFDQFDFLIDIVPRDELKPPKRQEEVRQSVAPAEPVQYYFTLAQQPGQVQVQGQQQGQQQGQQATGQQTTTIQPGQIIIAQPQQGQSAPMTMQVGDQQVQIVQASSQGQTQTVQSGQTMQVMQQILTNSAEIQQIPVQLNTGQLQYIRLAQPVSGTQVVQGQIQTLGNTQQVQITQTEQGQQQFNQFTDGQQLYQIQQVTMPAGQDLSQPMFIQSTNQTADGQVTTQVSGD, encoded by the exons TGAGCATGTCTGCAGATTCGTTTGGCGCCGGGGGCAGCGATGCCCAGCAGAGCCTACAGTCCTTCTGGCCCCGCGTCATGGAAGAGATCAGGAACCTCACGGTG AAGGATTTCCGCGTGCAGGAGTTGCCTCTCGCCCGAATCAAGAAAATCATGAAGCTGGATGAAGATGTGAAG ATGATCAGTGCAGAGGCCCCGGTGCTGTTTGCCAAGGCAGCTCAGATCTTCATCACAGAGCTCACACTGAGGGCTTGGATCCACACTGAAGACAACAAGAGACGCaccctacag AGGAACGACATTGCCATGGCGATAACAAAGTTCGACCAGTTTGACTTCCTCATCGACATCGTGCCCCGGGATGAGCTCAAGCCCCCTAAACGACAG gaggaGGTGCGTCAGTCAGTGGCCCCAGCAGAGCCGGTTCAGTACTACTTCACCCTGGCTCAGCAGCCAGGACAGGTCCAGGTGCAGGGTCAGCAGCAGGGCCAGCAGCAGGGCCAGCAGGCCACAGGACAACAGACTACCACCATCCAGCCTGGACAGATCATTATCGCACAGCCACAGCAAGGACAG AGTGCTCCAATGACCATGCAGGTTGGGGACCAGCAGGTCCAGATAGTACAGGCGTCGTCTCAGGGCCAGACCCAGACGGTGCAGTCAGGACAGACCATGCAGGTCATGCAGCAGATCCTCACCAACTCCGCCGAGATCCAGCAGATACCa GTGCAGCTGAACACTGGCCAGTTGCAGTACATCCGGCTGGCACAGCCCGTCTCTGGCACACAGGTGGTTCAGGGACAGATCCAGACGCTGGGTAACACTCAGCAGGTACAG ATTACACAAACGGAGCAAGGCCAGCAGCAATTCAACCAGTTTACCGACGGACAG CAGTTGTATCAGATTCAGCAGGTGACGATGCCGGCGGGACAGGACCTGAGCCAGCCAATGTTCATCCAGTCCACCAACCAGACGGCCGACGGACAGGTCACCACGCAGGTCAGCGGAGACTGA
- the LOC139559257 gene encoding nuclear transcription factor Y subunit gamma-like isoform X4, with the protein MSMSADSFGAGGSDAQQSLQSFWPRVMEEIRNLTVDFRVQELPLARIKKIMKLDEDVKMISAEAPVLFAKAAQIFITELTLRAWIHTEDNKRRTLQRNDIAMAITKFDQFDFLIDIVPRDELKPPKRQEEVRQSVAPAEPVQYYFTLAQQPGQVQVQGQQQGQQQGQQATGQQTTTIQPGQIIIAQPQQGQVLQGATMQQLQQVQVAQSQGTPITSAPMTMQVGDQQVQIVQASSQGQTQTVQSGQTMQVMQQILTNSAEIQQIPVQLNTGQLQYIRLAQPVSGTQVVQGQIQTLGNTQQVQITQTEQGQQQFNQFTDGQQLYQIQQVTMPAGQDLSQPMFIQSTNQTADGQVTTQVSGD; encoded by the exons TGAGCATGTCTGCAGATTCGTTTGGCGCCGGGGGCAGCGATGCCCAGCAGAGCCTACAGTCCTTCTGGCCCCGCGTCATGGAAGAGATCAGGAACCTCACGGTG GATTTCCGCGTGCAGGAGTTGCCTCTCGCCCGAATCAAGAAAATCATGAAGCTGGATGAAGATGTGAAG ATGATCAGTGCAGAGGCCCCGGTGCTGTTTGCCAAGGCAGCTCAGATCTTCATCACAGAGCTCACACTGAGGGCTTGGATCCACACTGAAGACAACAAGAGACGCaccctacag AGGAACGACATTGCCATGGCGATAACAAAGTTCGACCAGTTTGACTTCCTCATCGACATCGTGCCCCGGGATGAGCTCAAGCCCCCTAAACGACAG gaggaGGTGCGTCAGTCAGTGGCCCCAGCAGAGCCGGTTCAGTACTACTTCACCCTGGCTCAGCAGCCAGGACAGGTCCAGGTGCAGGGTCAGCAGCAGGGCCAGCAGCAGGGCCAGCAGGCCACAGGACAACAGACTACCACCATCCAGCCTGGACAGATCATTATCGCACAGCCACAGCAAGGACAG GTGCTGCAGGGGGCCACAATGCAACAGTTACAGCAGGTTCAGGTAGCCCAGTCACAGGGCACACCCATCACG AGTGCTCCAATGACCATGCAGGTTGGGGACCAGCAGGTCCAGATAGTACAGGCGTCGTCTCAGGGCCAGACCCAGACGGTGCAGTCAGGACAGACCATGCAGGTCATGCAGCAGATCCTCACCAACTCCGCCGAGATCCAGCAGATACCa GTGCAGCTGAACACTGGCCAGTTGCAGTACATCCGGCTGGCACAGCCCGTCTCTGGCACACAGGTGGTTCAGGGACAGATCCAGACGCTGGGTAACACTCAGCAGGTACAG ATTACACAAACGGAGCAAGGCCAGCAGCAATTCAACCAGTTTACCGACGGACAG CAGTTGTATCAGATTCAGCAGGTGACGATGCCGGCGGGACAGGACCTGAGCCAGCCAATGTTCATCCAGTCCACCAACCAGACGGCCGACGGACAGGTCACCACGCAGGTCAGCGGAGACTGA
- the LOC139559257 gene encoding nuclear transcription factor Y subunit gamma-like isoform X2, with protein sequence MSADSFGAGGSDAQQSLQSFWPRVMEEIRNLTVKDFRVQELPLARIKKIMKLDEDVKMISAEAPVLFAKAAQIFITELTLRAWIHTEDNKRRTLQRNDIAMAITKFDQFDFLIDIVPRDELKPPKRQEEVRQSVAPAEPVQYYFTLAQQPGQVQVQGQQQGQQQGQQATGQQTTTIQPGQIIIAQPQQGQVLQGATMQQLQQVQVAQSQGTPITSAPMTMQVGDQQVQIVQASSQGQTQTVQSGQTMQVMQQILTNSAEIQQIPVQLNTGQLQYIRLAQPVSGTQVVQGQIQTLGNTQQVQITQTEQGQQQFNQFTDGQQLYQIQQVTMPAGQDLSQPMFIQSTNQTADGQVTTQVSGD encoded by the exons ATGTCTGCAGATTCGTTTGGCGCCGGGGGCAGCGATGCCCAGCAGAGCCTACAGTCCTTCTGGCCCCGCGTCATGGAAGAGATCAGGAACCTCACGGTG AAGGATTTCCGCGTGCAGGAGTTGCCTCTCGCCCGAATCAAGAAAATCATGAAGCTGGATGAAGATGTGAAG ATGATCAGTGCAGAGGCCCCGGTGCTGTTTGCCAAGGCAGCTCAGATCTTCATCACAGAGCTCACACTGAGGGCTTGGATCCACACTGAAGACAACAAGAGACGCaccctacag AGGAACGACATTGCCATGGCGATAACAAAGTTCGACCAGTTTGACTTCCTCATCGACATCGTGCCCCGGGATGAGCTCAAGCCCCCTAAACGACAG gaggaGGTGCGTCAGTCAGTGGCCCCAGCAGAGCCGGTTCAGTACTACTTCACCCTGGCTCAGCAGCCAGGACAGGTCCAGGTGCAGGGTCAGCAGCAGGGCCAGCAGCAGGGCCAGCAGGCCACAGGACAACAGACTACCACCATCCAGCCTGGACAGATCATTATCGCACAGCCACAGCAAGGACAG GTGCTGCAGGGGGCCACAATGCAACAGTTACAGCAGGTTCAGGTAGCCCAGTCACAGGGCACACCCATCACG AGTGCTCCAATGACCATGCAGGTTGGGGACCAGCAGGTCCAGATAGTACAGGCGTCGTCTCAGGGCCAGACCCAGACGGTGCAGTCAGGACAGACCATGCAGGTCATGCAGCAGATCCTCACCAACTCCGCCGAGATCCAGCAGATACCa GTGCAGCTGAACACTGGCCAGTTGCAGTACATCCGGCTGGCACAGCCCGTCTCTGGCACACAGGTGGTTCAGGGACAGATCCAGACGCTGGGTAACACTCAGCAGGTACAG ATTACACAAACGGAGCAAGGCCAGCAGCAATTCAACCAGTTTACCGACGGACAG CAGTTGTATCAGATTCAGCAGGTGACGATGCCGGCGGGACAGGACCTGAGCCAGCCAATGTTCATCCAGTCCACCAACCAGACGGCCGACGGACAGGTCACCACGCAGGTCAGCGGAGACTGA
- the LOC139559257 gene encoding nuclear transcription factor Y subunit gamma-like isoform X7: MSMSADSFGAGGSDAQQSLQSFWPRVMEEIRNLTVDFRVQELPLARIKKIMKLDEDVKMISAEAPVLFAKAAQIFITELTLRAWIHTEDNKRRTLQRNDIAMAITKFDQFDFLIDIVPRDELKPPKRQEEVRQSVAPAEPVQYYFTLAQQPGQVQVQGQQQGQQQGQQATGQQTTTIQPGQIIIAQPQQGQSAPMTMQVGDQQVQIVQASSQGQTQTVQSGQTMQVMQQILTNSAEIQQIPVQLNTGQLQYIRLAQPVSGTQVVQGQIQTLGNTQQVQITQTEQGQQQFNQFTDGQQLYQIQQVTMPAGQDLSQPMFIQSTNQTADGQVTTQVSGD; the protein is encoded by the exons TGAGCATGTCTGCAGATTCGTTTGGCGCCGGGGGCAGCGATGCCCAGCAGAGCCTACAGTCCTTCTGGCCCCGCGTCATGGAAGAGATCAGGAACCTCACGGTG GATTTCCGCGTGCAGGAGTTGCCTCTCGCCCGAATCAAGAAAATCATGAAGCTGGATGAAGATGTGAAG ATGATCAGTGCAGAGGCCCCGGTGCTGTTTGCCAAGGCAGCTCAGATCTTCATCACAGAGCTCACACTGAGGGCTTGGATCCACACTGAAGACAACAAGAGACGCaccctacag AGGAACGACATTGCCATGGCGATAACAAAGTTCGACCAGTTTGACTTCCTCATCGACATCGTGCCCCGGGATGAGCTCAAGCCCCCTAAACGACAG gaggaGGTGCGTCAGTCAGTGGCCCCAGCAGAGCCGGTTCAGTACTACTTCACCCTGGCTCAGCAGCCAGGACAGGTCCAGGTGCAGGGTCAGCAGCAGGGCCAGCAGCAGGGCCAGCAGGCCACAGGACAACAGACTACCACCATCCAGCCTGGACAGATCATTATCGCACAGCCACAGCAAGGACAG AGTGCTCCAATGACCATGCAGGTTGGGGACCAGCAGGTCCAGATAGTACAGGCGTCGTCTCAGGGCCAGACCCAGACGGTGCAGTCAGGACAGACCATGCAGGTCATGCAGCAGATCCTCACCAACTCCGCCGAGATCCAGCAGATACCa GTGCAGCTGAACACTGGCCAGTTGCAGTACATCCGGCTGGCACAGCCCGTCTCTGGCACACAGGTGGTTCAGGGACAGATCCAGACGCTGGGTAACACTCAGCAGGTACAG ATTACACAAACGGAGCAAGGCCAGCAGCAATTCAACCAGTTTACCGACGGACAG CAGTTGTATCAGATTCAGCAGGTGACGATGCCGGCGGGACAGGACCTGAGCCAGCCAATGTTCATCCAGTCCACCAACCAGACGGCCGACGGACAGGTCACCACGCAGGTCAGCGGAGACTGA
- the LOC139559257 gene encoding nuclear transcription factor Y subunit gamma-like isoform X3 yields MSADSFGAGGSDAQQSLQSFWPRVMEEIRNLTVDFRVQELPLARIKKIMKLDEDVKMISAEAPVLFAKAAQIFITELTLRAWIHTEDNKRRTLQRNDIAMAITKFDQFDFLIDIVPRDELKPPKRQEEVRQSVAPAEPVQYYFTLAQQPGQVQVQGQQQGQQQGQQATGQQTTTIQPGQIIIAQPQQGQVLQGATMQQLQQVQVAQSQGTPITSAPMTMQVGDQQVQIVQASSQGQTQTVQSGQTMQVMQQILTNSAEIQQIPVQLNTGQLQYIRLAQPVSGTQVVQGQIQTLGNTQQVQITQTEQGQQQFNQFTDGQQLYQIQQVTMPAGQDLSQPMFIQSTNQTADGQVTTQVSGD; encoded by the exons ATGTCTGCAGATTCGTTTGGCGCCGGGGGCAGCGATGCCCAGCAGAGCCTACAGTCCTTCTGGCCCCGCGTCATGGAAGAGATCAGGAACCTCACGGTG GATTTCCGCGTGCAGGAGTTGCCTCTCGCCCGAATCAAGAAAATCATGAAGCTGGATGAAGATGTGAAG ATGATCAGTGCAGAGGCCCCGGTGCTGTTTGCCAAGGCAGCTCAGATCTTCATCACAGAGCTCACACTGAGGGCTTGGATCCACACTGAAGACAACAAGAGACGCaccctacag AGGAACGACATTGCCATGGCGATAACAAAGTTCGACCAGTTTGACTTCCTCATCGACATCGTGCCCCGGGATGAGCTCAAGCCCCCTAAACGACAG gaggaGGTGCGTCAGTCAGTGGCCCCAGCAGAGCCGGTTCAGTACTACTTCACCCTGGCTCAGCAGCCAGGACAGGTCCAGGTGCAGGGTCAGCAGCAGGGCCAGCAGCAGGGCCAGCAGGCCACAGGACAACAGACTACCACCATCCAGCCTGGACAGATCATTATCGCACAGCCACAGCAAGGACAG GTGCTGCAGGGGGCCACAATGCAACAGTTACAGCAGGTTCAGGTAGCCCAGTCACAGGGCACACCCATCACG AGTGCTCCAATGACCATGCAGGTTGGGGACCAGCAGGTCCAGATAGTACAGGCGTCGTCTCAGGGCCAGACCCAGACGGTGCAGTCAGGACAGACCATGCAGGTCATGCAGCAGATCCTCACCAACTCCGCCGAGATCCAGCAGATACCa GTGCAGCTGAACACTGGCCAGTTGCAGTACATCCGGCTGGCACAGCCCGTCTCTGGCACACAGGTGGTTCAGGGACAGATCCAGACGCTGGGTAACACTCAGCAGGTACAG ATTACACAAACGGAGCAAGGCCAGCAGCAATTCAACCAGTTTACCGACGGACAG CAGTTGTATCAGATTCAGCAGGTGACGATGCCGGCGGGACAGGACCTGAGCCAGCCAATGTTCATCCAGTCCACCAACCAGACGGCCGACGGACAGGTCACCACGCAGGTCAGCGGAGACTGA
- the LOC139559257 gene encoding nuclear transcription factor Y subunit gamma-like isoform X6 — protein MSADSFGAGGSDAQQSLQSFWPRVMEEIRNLTVDFRVQELPLARIKKIMKLDEDVKMISAEAPVLFAKAAQIFITELTLRAWIHTEDNKRRTLQRNDIAMAITKFDQFDFLIDIVPRDELKPPKRQEEVRQSVAPAEPVQYYFTLAQQPGQVQVQGQQQGQQQGQQATGQQTTTIQPGQIIIAQPQQGQSAPMTMQVGDQQVQIVQASSQGQTQTVQSGQTMQVMQQILTNSAEIQQIPVQLNTGQLQYIRLAQPVSGTQVVQGQIQTLGNTQQVQITQTEQGQQQFNQFTDGQQLYQIQQVTMPAGQDLSQPMFIQSTNQTADGQVTTQVSGD, from the exons ATGTCTGCAGATTCGTTTGGCGCCGGGGGCAGCGATGCCCAGCAGAGCCTACAGTCCTTCTGGCCCCGCGTCATGGAAGAGATCAGGAACCTCACGGTG GATTTCCGCGTGCAGGAGTTGCCTCTCGCCCGAATCAAGAAAATCATGAAGCTGGATGAAGATGTGAAG ATGATCAGTGCAGAGGCCCCGGTGCTGTTTGCCAAGGCAGCTCAGATCTTCATCACAGAGCTCACACTGAGGGCTTGGATCCACACTGAAGACAACAAGAGACGCaccctacag AGGAACGACATTGCCATGGCGATAACAAAGTTCGACCAGTTTGACTTCCTCATCGACATCGTGCCCCGGGATGAGCTCAAGCCCCCTAAACGACAG gaggaGGTGCGTCAGTCAGTGGCCCCAGCAGAGCCGGTTCAGTACTACTTCACCCTGGCTCAGCAGCCAGGACAGGTCCAGGTGCAGGGTCAGCAGCAGGGCCAGCAGCAGGGCCAGCAGGCCACAGGACAACAGACTACCACCATCCAGCCTGGACAGATCATTATCGCACAGCCACAGCAAGGACAG AGTGCTCCAATGACCATGCAGGTTGGGGACCAGCAGGTCCAGATAGTACAGGCGTCGTCTCAGGGCCAGACCCAGACGGTGCAGTCAGGACAGACCATGCAGGTCATGCAGCAGATCCTCACCAACTCCGCCGAGATCCAGCAGATACCa GTGCAGCTGAACACTGGCCAGTTGCAGTACATCCGGCTGGCACAGCCCGTCTCTGGCACACAGGTGGTTCAGGGACAGATCCAGACGCTGGGTAACACTCAGCAGGTACAG ATTACACAAACGGAGCAAGGCCAGCAGCAATTCAACCAGTTTACCGACGGACAG CAGTTGTATCAGATTCAGCAGGTGACGATGCCGGCGGGACAGGACCTGAGCCAGCCAATGTTCATCCAGTCCACCAACCAGACGGCCGACGGACAGGTCACCACGCAGGTCAGCGGAGACTGA
- the LOC139559257 gene encoding nuclear transcription factor Y subunit gamma-like isoform X1: protein MSMSADSFGAGGSDAQQSLQSFWPRVMEEIRNLTVKDFRVQELPLARIKKIMKLDEDVKMISAEAPVLFAKAAQIFITELTLRAWIHTEDNKRRTLQRNDIAMAITKFDQFDFLIDIVPRDELKPPKRQEEVRQSVAPAEPVQYYFTLAQQPGQVQVQGQQQGQQQGQQATGQQTTTIQPGQIIIAQPQQGQVLQGATMQQLQQVQVAQSQGTPITSAPMTMQVGDQQVQIVQASSQGQTQTVQSGQTMQVMQQILTNSAEIQQIPVQLNTGQLQYIRLAQPVSGTQVVQGQIQTLGNTQQVQITQTEQGQQQFNQFTDGQQLYQIQQVTMPAGQDLSQPMFIQSTNQTADGQVTTQVSGD, encoded by the exons TGAGCATGTCTGCAGATTCGTTTGGCGCCGGGGGCAGCGATGCCCAGCAGAGCCTACAGTCCTTCTGGCCCCGCGTCATGGAAGAGATCAGGAACCTCACGGTG AAGGATTTCCGCGTGCAGGAGTTGCCTCTCGCCCGAATCAAGAAAATCATGAAGCTGGATGAAGATGTGAAG ATGATCAGTGCAGAGGCCCCGGTGCTGTTTGCCAAGGCAGCTCAGATCTTCATCACAGAGCTCACACTGAGGGCTTGGATCCACACTGAAGACAACAAGAGACGCaccctacag AGGAACGACATTGCCATGGCGATAACAAAGTTCGACCAGTTTGACTTCCTCATCGACATCGTGCCCCGGGATGAGCTCAAGCCCCCTAAACGACAG gaggaGGTGCGTCAGTCAGTGGCCCCAGCAGAGCCGGTTCAGTACTACTTCACCCTGGCTCAGCAGCCAGGACAGGTCCAGGTGCAGGGTCAGCAGCAGGGCCAGCAGCAGGGCCAGCAGGCCACAGGACAACAGACTACCACCATCCAGCCTGGACAGATCATTATCGCACAGCCACAGCAAGGACAG GTGCTGCAGGGGGCCACAATGCAACAGTTACAGCAGGTTCAGGTAGCCCAGTCACAGGGCACACCCATCACG AGTGCTCCAATGACCATGCAGGTTGGGGACCAGCAGGTCCAGATAGTACAGGCGTCGTCTCAGGGCCAGACCCAGACGGTGCAGTCAGGACAGACCATGCAGGTCATGCAGCAGATCCTCACCAACTCCGCCGAGATCCAGCAGATACCa GTGCAGCTGAACACTGGCCAGTTGCAGTACATCCGGCTGGCACAGCCCGTCTCTGGCACACAGGTGGTTCAGGGACAGATCCAGACGCTGGGTAACACTCAGCAGGTACAG ATTACACAAACGGAGCAAGGCCAGCAGCAATTCAACCAGTTTACCGACGGACAG CAGTTGTATCAGATTCAGCAGGTGACGATGCCGGCGGGACAGGACCTGAGCCAGCCAATGTTCATCCAGTCCACCAACCAGACGGCCGACGGACAGGTCACCACGCAGGTCAGCGGAGACTGA